A single region of the Raphanus sativus cultivar WK10039 chromosome 1, ASM80110v3, whole genome shotgun sequence genome encodes:
- the LOC130510164 gene encoding G-type lectin S-receptor-like serine/threonine-protein kinase RKS1, which produces MKIVFFNFFFFFCLLQPCICDDTITRTQSMRDGDLIFSEGKTFAFGFFSLGVSKLRYVGIWYAQISEQTVVWVANRDRPMNDTSGVIRFSSRGNLCIYASVNTRKPLWSTNVSDSIVEPTLVARLSTLGNLVLLDSVTEKGFWESFDHPTDSSLPFMRLGFTRKDGLDRILTSWKSPGDPGSGTFTLRINRTGFPQLILYKGLIPWWRTGSWTGLRWSGAVFQILFVNNQDEVSMTNRVMDASVITRMMVNETGYMQRLTWSAGEKRWNLFWSIPKEECDYYAHCGLNGYCHPASSEACTCLPGFEPKRPRDWLLRDYTGGCSRNNKTSLCREKEGFVKLTHTKIPDTSIASVDLNITLKECEQRCLLNCSCVAYASAYHEGVGGEKGCLTWHGDMLDTRSFLDSGQDLYIRVDREELERWNKTGSLGKRRVIFIVIGLTAALMLLAVISLCFVRKRRKSNRHRRFPTTLPPGSFNISDTLRFEEDQGREWELPLFELNTIATATNNFAFRNKLGEGGFGPVYKGVLENGMEIAVKRLSKNSGQGMEEFKNEVKLISKLQHRNLVRMLGCCVELEEKMLVYEYLPNKSLDYFIFDEEQRAELAWPKRMEIICGIARGILYLHQDSRLRIIHRDLKASNVLLDNEMIPKIADFGMARIFGGNQIRGCTNRVVGT; this is translated from the exons ATGAAGATCGTCTTCttcaattttttcttctttttctgccTCCTCCAGCCTTGTATCTGTGACGATACGATCACGAGAACACAGTCCATGAGAGATGGTGATCTCATATTCTCTGAAGGGAAGACATTTGCATTTGGATTCTTCAGCCTTGGAGTTTCAAAGCTCCGGTACGTAGGGATTTGGTATGCTCAAATCTCTGAGCAGACTGTTGTATGGGTTGCAAACAGAGACCGTCCTATGAACGACACGTCTGGGGTGATAAGGTTCAGCAGCAGAGGGAATCTCTGCATCTATGCATCAGTCAACACAAGAAAACCTCTCTGGTCGACTAATGTTTCGGACAGTATAGTGGAACCAACTCTAGTTGCGAGACTCTCTACTCTAGGGAACCTTGTTCTACTTGATTCAGTTACAGAGAAAGGTTTCTGGGAGAGCTTTGATCATCCGACAGACTCTTCTCTTCCGTTTATGAGGTTGGGTTTCACACGAAAAGACGGTTTGGATCGCATTCTGACGTCTTGGAAATCTCCTGGTGACCCTGGTTCTGGAACTTTCACACTCCGGATAAATCGTACGGGATTCCCGCAGCTTATTCTGTACAAAGGTCTGATCCCATGGTGGCGTACGGGATCCTGGACCGGGTTGAGATGGAGCGGTGCTGTCTTCCAAATCTTGTTTGTTAATAATCAGGACGAAGTATCGATGACTAACCGTGTGATGGATGCTTCAGTCATAACAAGAATGATGGTGAACGAGACAGGATACATGCAACGTCTCACATGGAGCGCAGGGGAGAAGAGATGGAATCTGTTCTGGTCAATTCCTAAAGAGGAATGCGACTATTATGCACACTGTGGCCTTAACGGTTACTGCCATCCTGCAAGTTCAGAAGCGTGTACATGCCTACCTGGTTTTGAGCCAAAGAGGCCCCGGGACTGGTTATTGAGGGACTACACGGGCGGGTGTTCGAGGAACAACAAAACTTCACTGTGCCGTGAGAAAGAAGGGTTTGTGAAGTTAACGCACACGAAGATTCCCGACACATCAATTGCAAGTGTGGATTTGAACATAACATTGAAGGAGTGTGAACAGAGGTGTTTACTGAACTGCTCTTGCGTCGCTTACGCTAGCGCTTACCACGAGGGTGTGGGAGGAGAAAAAGGGTGCTTGACATGGCACGGTGATATGTTGGATACAAGGTCATTCTTGGATTCTGGACAAGATCTCTATATACGTGTAGACAGGGAAGAGTtag AGCGGTGGAACAAAACTGGCTCGTTAGGAAAGAGGAGAGTCATTTTCATTGTCATCGGTTTGACTGCAGCCTTAATGTTACTAGCCGTCATTTCGTTGTGTTTCGTAAGGAAGAGGCGAA AGTCGAACAGGCATAGAAGATTTCCAACAACCTTACCTCCAGGTTCTTTCAATATTAGTGATACACTCAGATTCGAGGAGGATCAGGGAAGAGAATGGGAGTTACCTCTCTTTGAGCTTAACACCATCGCTACAGCTACGAACAATTTCGCTTTCCGTAACAAGCTTGGAGAAGGTGGTTTCGGACCCGTTTATAAG GGCGTGTTAGAAAATGGTATGGAGATAGCAGTGAAGAGGTTGTCAAAAAACTCAGGACAAGGAATGGAAGAGTTCAAGAACGAGGTCAAGTTGATATCAAAGTTGCAACATCGGAATCTCGTGAGGATGTTAGGGTGTTGCGTGGAGCTGGAAGAGAAGATGTTGGTATACGAATATTTGCCAAACAAGAGCCTAGACTATTTCATATTCG ATGAAGAGCAGAGAGCGGAGTTGGCTTGGCCAAAACGGATGGAGATAATATGTGGGATTGCTCGCGGAATCTTGTATCTTCATCAAGATTCAAGACTGAGGATCATCCACAGAGACCTCAAGGCCAGCAATGTACTACTTGACAACGAAATGATCCCCAAGATTGCGGATTTTGGCATGGCTAGAATCTTTGGGGGCAACCAAATCAGAGGATGCACAAATCGGGTCGTCGGAACATAG
- the LOC108836796 gene encoding G-type lectin S-receptor-like serine/threonine-protein kinase At1g11410 isoform X1 — MFPSNSGQKTNKHRRMKIFFIFFFVLFSFLVHSCFSNNMIMRTQSMRDGDVIYSEGKRFAFGFFSLGTSKLRYVGIWYAQVSEQTVVWVANRDHPINDTSGVIRFSSRGNLCIYTSVNGTEPIWSTDVLDTISEPALVAKLSDIGNLVLLDPVTGKSFWESFNHPTNTLLPFMKFGFTRQDGVDRFMTSWRSPGDPGFGNVTYRIDRRGFPQMMMYKGTTLWWRTGSWTGQRWSGVPQMTNKFIFNISFVNSPDEVSITYGVLDPSVVTRMVLNETGILQRFTWNGRDKKWIGFWSAPEEKCDNYNHCGLNGYCDTTSPDKFECSCLPGHEPKTPQAWNLRDASDGCKRSNAASICNGKEGFAKLKRVKVPNTSAVSVDMNITLKECEKRCLRNCSCVAYASAYHESEDGAKGCLTWHGDMLDTRTYLSAGQDFYLRVDKAELARWNGNGSSGKRRLLLILISMIVVVMLLMIILFCFIRRRRQGNRHKNPPSTFTPSSFDIEEPFVLEELEDKSRKGELPLFELSTIAAATSNFSFQNKLGAGGFGPVYKGVLQNGMEIAVKRLSKNSGQGMEEFKNEVKLISKLQHRNLVRILGCCVESEEKMLVYEYLPNKSLDCFIFREEHRAELDWPKRMGIIRGIARGILYLHQDSRLRIIHRDLKASNVLLDNEMIPKIADFGMARIFGGNQIEGSTNRVVGTYGYMSPEYAMDGQFSIKSDVYSFGILILEIITGKKNSVIYDENSNLVGHIWGLWEKGEAREIVDTLMDAESYEASEVMKCVHIGLLCVQESASDRPDMSSVVFMLGHNAIDLPSPNYPAFTVGRKRNVKNDGSSGNWPSGETGISLNDVTLTDVQGR, encoded by the exons ATGTTTCCATcaaactctggtcagaaaacaaacaaacacaggAGGATGaagatcttcttcatctttttctttgttttattctccTTCCTTGTCCATTCTTGTTTCTCCAACAACATGATCATGAGAACACAGTCCATGAGAGATGGTGATGTTATATACTCTGAAGGAAAGAGATTCGCTTTTGGATTCTTCAGCCTGGGGACTTCAAAGCTCAGGTACGTTGGGATTTGGTATGCTCAAGTCTCTGAGCAGACTGTTGTATGGGTTGCAAACAGAGACCATCCTATTAATGACACATCTGGGGTAATAAGGTTCAGCAGCAGAGGGAATCTCTGCATCTATACATCAGTCAACGGAACAGAACCTATCTGGTCCACTGATGTTTTGGATACCATCTCAGAACCGGCTCTAGTTGCGAAGCTATCTGATATAGGAAACCTTGTTCTGCTTGATCCTGTCACAGGGAAAAGCTTCTGGGAGAGCTTTAACCATCCCACAAACACTTTGCTTCCGTTTATGAAGTTTGGATTCACTCGCCAAGACGGTGTGGATCGGTTCATGACGTCGTGGAGATCTCCTGGTGACCCTGGTTTCGGTAACGTCACGTACAGGATAGACCGTAGAGGGTTTCCGCAGATGATGATGTATAAAGGAACGACGCTGTGGTGGCGTACGGGCTCATGGACAGGGCAGAGATGGAGCGGTGTGCCTCAAATGACAAACAAGTTTATCTTCAATATCTCGTTTGTGAATAGTCCTGATGAAGTATCAATCACTTACGGTGTGTTGGATCCTTCTGTCGTAACAAGAATGGTGCTAAACGAGACGGGAATCCTGCAACGGTTCACATGGAACGGGAGGGATAAGAAGTGGATCGGGTTCTGGTCAGCTCCTGAAGAGAAGTGTGACAACTACAACCACTGTGGCCTCAACGGTTACTGCGATACCACAAGTCCAGACAAGTTTGAGTGCTCTTGCCTACCGGGGCACGAGCCTAAAACACCCCAAGCTTGGAACTTGAGGGATGCTTCGGATGGGTGTAAGAGGAGCAACGCAGCTTCGATATGTAATGGGAAAGAAGGATTTGCGAAGTTGAAGCGCGTGAAGGTTCCCAATACATCAGCTGTTAGTGTGGATATGAACATAACATTGAAAGAATGTGAAAAGAGGTGTTTGAGGAACTGCTCTTGTGTCGCTTATGCGAGCGCTTACCACGAGAGCGAAGACGGAGCGAAAGGTTGCTTGACATGGCACGGTGATATGTTGGATACAAGGACATACTTGAGTGCAGGACAAGATTTCTATCTACGTGTAGATAAGGCAGAGCTAG CGCGGTGGAATGGAAATGGCTCATCAGGGAAGAGGAGACTTCTCTTAATTCTCATCAGTATGATTGTAGTGGTGATGTTGCTAATGATCATCTTGTTCTGTTTCATAAGGAGGCGAAGAC AGGGTAACAGGCATAAGAATCCTCCATCAACGTTCACCCCGAGCTCTTTTGATATTGAAGAGCCATTCGTATTAGAAGAGCTTGAGGATAAATCAAGAAAGGGGGAGTTGCCTCTCTTTGAGCTTAGCACAATCGCTGCAGCGACTAGTAACTTCTCTTTTCAAAACAAGCTTGGAGCAGGTGGTTTCGGACCTGTTTACAAG GGCGTGTTACAAAATGGTATGGAGATAGCAGTGAAGAGGTTGTCAAAAAACTCAGGACAAGGGATGGAAGAGTTCAAGAACGAGGTCAAATTGATATCGAAATTGCAGCATCGAAACCTCGTGAGGATCTTAGGGTGTTGCGTCGAATCAGAAGAGAAGATGTTGGTATACGAATATTTACCAAACAAGAGCTTAGACTGTTTCATATTCC GTGAGGAGCATAGAGCGGAGTTAGATTGGCCAAAACGAATGGGGATAATCCGAGGGATTGCTCGGGGAATCTTGTATCTTCATCAAGATTCAAGACTGAGGATCATCCACAGGGACCTCAAGGCGAGCAATGTACTACTTGACAATGAGATGATCCCCAAGATTGCTGACTTTGGCATGGCTAGAATCTTTGGAGGCAACCAAATCGAAGGAAGCACTAACCGAGTTGTTGGAACATA TGGATATATGTCACCAGAGTATGCAATGGATGGTCAGTTCTCAATAAAATCCGACGTCTACAGCTTTGGAATATTGATCTTAGAGATCATAACCGGAAAGAAAAATAGTGTCATCTACGACGAGAATTCAAATTTAGTCGGACAT ATTTGGGGTCTATGGGAAAAAGGTGAAGCAAGAGAGATCGTAGATACGTTGATGGACGCAGAGAGTTACGAAGCGAGCGAAGTGATGAAGTGCGTACACATTGGGTTGCTTTGCGTGCAAGAAAGCGCTTCGGACAGACCAGACATGTCTTCCGTTGTGTTCATGTTGGGACATAACGCCATTGATCTTCCATCTCCGAACTATCCTGCGTTTACGGTGGGAAGGAAGAGAAACGTCAAAAACGACGGCAGCTCAGGTAATTGGCCCAGTGGAGAAACTGGTATTTCTCTTAATGATGTTACCCTCACCGACGTCCAAGGTCGTTAA
- the LOC108834449 gene encoding multiple organellar RNA editing factor 9, chloroplastic encodes MASFTTSSSSLLLPKTLLPSSHLARFPTLSSSIRLTEKRNPLPRSIISAAGSRRRVAMVKAATVDSDYSSRRSSSNEQRETIMLPGCDYNHWLIVMEFPKDPAPTREQMIDTYLNTLATVLGSMEEAKKNMYAFSTTTYTGFQCTIDEETSEKFKGLPGVLWVLPDSYIDVKNKDYGGDKYINGEIIPCTYPTYQPKQRNNSKYQSKRYERKRDGPPPPEQQRKPRQAPPPAASDSS; translated from the exons ATGGCTTCCTTCacaacatcttcttcttccttgcttCTCCCCAAGACCCTACTTCCCTCAAGCCACCTGGCACGTTTCCCTACACTCTCCTCCAGCATCCGCCTCACCGAAAAAAGGAATCCTCTGCCCCGGAGCATCATCTCCGCCGCCGGGTCTCGGCGTCGGGTGGCGATGGTCAAGGCTGCGACGGTGGATTCGGATTACTCGTCGAGAAGGAGCAGCAGCAACGAGCAGAGGGAGACGATAATGCTTCCAGGGTGCGACTACAATCACTGGCTGATAGTGATGGAGTTCCCCAAGGATCCAGCGCCAACGAGGGAGCAGATGATTGATACTTACCTCAACACTCTTGCTACTGTTCTTGGAAG TATGGAAGAGGCAAAGAAGAATATGTATGCATTCAGTACTACCACCTATACTGGATTCCAATGCACCATCGACGAAGAAACATCTGAGAAGTTCAAGG gttTGCCAGGAGTTCTCTGGGTTTTGCCTGACTCCTACATAGATGTCAAGAACAAGGACTATGGAG GCGACAAGTACATCAATGGAGAGATTATCCCCTGCACATACCCAACATACCAACCAAAGCAGCGCAATAACTCCAAGTATCAAAGTAAGAGGTACGAGAGAAAAAGAGACGGCCCACCACCTCCTGAGCAGCAGAGGAAACCAAGACAAGCGCCACCACCAGCCGCTTCTGATTCCTCTTGA
- the LOC108836796 gene encoding G-type lectin S-receptor-like serine/threonine-protein kinase At1g11410 isoform X2 encodes MKIFFIFFFVLFSFLVHSCFSNNMIMRTQSMRDGDVIYSEGKRFAFGFFSLGTSKLRYVGIWYAQVSEQTVVWVANRDHPINDTSGVIRFSSRGNLCIYTSVNGTEPIWSTDVLDTISEPALVAKLSDIGNLVLLDPVTGKSFWESFNHPTNTLLPFMKFGFTRQDGVDRFMTSWRSPGDPGFGNVTYRIDRRGFPQMMMYKGTTLWWRTGSWTGQRWSGVPQMTNKFIFNISFVNSPDEVSITYGVLDPSVVTRMVLNETGILQRFTWNGRDKKWIGFWSAPEEKCDNYNHCGLNGYCDTTSPDKFECSCLPGHEPKTPQAWNLRDASDGCKRSNAASICNGKEGFAKLKRVKVPNTSAVSVDMNITLKECEKRCLRNCSCVAYASAYHESEDGAKGCLTWHGDMLDTRTYLSAGQDFYLRVDKAELARWNGNGSSGKRRLLLILISMIVVVMLLMIILFCFIRRRRQGNRHKNPPSTFTPSSFDIEEPFVLEELEDKSRKGELPLFELSTIAAATSNFSFQNKLGAGGFGPVYKGVLQNGMEIAVKRLSKNSGQGMEEFKNEVKLISKLQHRNLVRILGCCVESEEKMLVYEYLPNKSLDCFIFREEHRAELDWPKRMGIIRGIARGILYLHQDSRLRIIHRDLKASNVLLDNEMIPKIADFGMARIFGGNQIEGSTNRVVGTYGYMSPEYAMDGQFSIKSDVYSFGILILEIITGKKNSVIYDENSNLVGHIWGLWEKGEAREIVDTLMDAESYEASEVMKCVHIGLLCVQESASDRPDMSSVVFMLGHNAIDLPSPNYPAFTVGRKRNVKNDGSSGNWPSGETGISLNDVTLTDVQGR; translated from the exons ATGaagatcttcttcatctttttctttgttttattctccTTCCTTGTCCATTCTTGTTTCTCCAACAACATGATCATGAGAACACAGTCCATGAGAGATGGTGATGTTATATACTCTGAAGGAAAGAGATTCGCTTTTGGATTCTTCAGCCTGGGGACTTCAAAGCTCAGGTACGTTGGGATTTGGTATGCTCAAGTCTCTGAGCAGACTGTTGTATGGGTTGCAAACAGAGACCATCCTATTAATGACACATCTGGGGTAATAAGGTTCAGCAGCAGAGGGAATCTCTGCATCTATACATCAGTCAACGGAACAGAACCTATCTGGTCCACTGATGTTTTGGATACCATCTCAGAACCGGCTCTAGTTGCGAAGCTATCTGATATAGGAAACCTTGTTCTGCTTGATCCTGTCACAGGGAAAAGCTTCTGGGAGAGCTTTAACCATCCCACAAACACTTTGCTTCCGTTTATGAAGTTTGGATTCACTCGCCAAGACGGTGTGGATCGGTTCATGACGTCGTGGAGATCTCCTGGTGACCCTGGTTTCGGTAACGTCACGTACAGGATAGACCGTAGAGGGTTTCCGCAGATGATGATGTATAAAGGAACGACGCTGTGGTGGCGTACGGGCTCATGGACAGGGCAGAGATGGAGCGGTGTGCCTCAAATGACAAACAAGTTTATCTTCAATATCTCGTTTGTGAATAGTCCTGATGAAGTATCAATCACTTACGGTGTGTTGGATCCTTCTGTCGTAACAAGAATGGTGCTAAACGAGACGGGAATCCTGCAACGGTTCACATGGAACGGGAGGGATAAGAAGTGGATCGGGTTCTGGTCAGCTCCTGAAGAGAAGTGTGACAACTACAACCACTGTGGCCTCAACGGTTACTGCGATACCACAAGTCCAGACAAGTTTGAGTGCTCTTGCCTACCGGGGCACGAGCCTAAAACACCCCAAGCTTGGAACTTGAGGGATGCTTCGGATGGGTGTAAGAGGAGCAACGCAGCTTCGATATGTAATGGGAAAGAAGGATTTGCGAAGTTGAAGCGCGTGAAGGTTCCCAATACATCAGCTGTTAGTGTGGATATGAACATAACATTGAAAGAATGTGAAAAGAGGTGTTTGAGGAACTGCTCTTGTGTCGCTTATGCGAGCGCTTACCACGAGAGCGAAGACGGAGCGAAAGGTTGCTTGACATGGCACGGTGATATGTTGGATACAAGGACATACTTGAGTGCAGGACAAGATTTCTATCTACGTGTAGATAAGGCAGAGCTAG CGCGGTGGAATGGAAATGGCTCATCAGGGAAGAGGAGACTTCTCTTAATTCTCATCAGTATGATTGTAGTGGTGATGTTGCTAATGATCATCTTGTTCTGTTTCATAAGGAGGCGAAGAC AGGGTAACAGGCATAAGAATCCTCCATCAACGTTCACCCCGAGCTCTTTTGATATTGAAGAGCCATTCGTATTAGAAGAGCTTGAGGATAAATCAAGAAAGGGGGAGTTGCCTCTCTTTGAGCTTAGCACAATCGCTGCAGCGACTAGTAACTTCTCTTTTCAAAACAAGCTTGGAGCAGGTGGTTTCGGACCTGTTTACAAG GGCGTGTTACAAAATGGTATGGAGATAGCAGTGAAGAGGTTGTCAAAAAACTCAGGACAAGGGATGGAAGAGTTCAAGAACGAGGTCAAATTGATATCGAAATTGCAGCATCGAAACCTCGTGAGGATCTTAGGGTGTTGCGTCGAATCAGAAGAGAAGATGTTGGTATACGAATATTTACCAAACAAGAGCTTAGACTGTTTCATATTCC GTGAGGAGCATAGAGCGGAGTTAGATTGGCCAAAACGAATGGGGATAATCCGAGGGATTGCTCGGGGAATCTTGTATCTTCATCAAGATTCAAGACTGAGGATCATCCACAGGGACCTCAAGGCGAGCAATGTACTACTTGACAATGAGATGATCCCCAAGATTGCTGACTTTGGCATGGCTAGAATCTTTGGAGGCAACCAAATCGAAGGAAGCACTAACCGAGTTGTTGGAACATA TGGATATATGTCACCAGAGTATGCAATGGATGGTCAGTTCTCAATAAAATCCGACGTCTACAGCTTTGGAATATTGATCTTAGAGATCATAACCGGAAAGAAAAATAGTGTCATCTACGACGAGAATTCAAATTTAGTCGGACAT ATTTGGGGTCTATGGGAAAAAGGTGAAGCAAGAGAGATCGTAGATACGTTGATGGACGCAGAGAGTTACGAAGCGAGCGAAGTGATGAAGTGCGTACACATTGGGTTGCTTTGCGTGCAAGAAAGCGCTTCGGACAGACCAGACATGTCTTCCGTTGTGTTCATGTTGGGACATAACGCCATTGATCTTCCATCTCCGAACTATCCTGCGTTTACGGTGGGAAGGAAGAGAAACGTCAAAAACGACGGCAGCTCAGGTAATTGGCCCAGTGGAGAAACTGGTATTTCTCTTAATGATGTTACCCTCACCGACGTCCAAGGTCGTTAA
- the LOC108836796 gene encoding G-type lectin S-receptor-like serine/threonine-protein kinase At1g11410 isoform X3: MFPSNSGQKTNKHRRMKIFFIFFFVLFSFLVHSCFSNNMIMRTQSMRDGDVIYSEGKRFAFGFFSLGTSKLRYVGIWYAQVSEQTVVWVANRDHPINDTSGVIRFSSRGNLCIYTSVNGTEPIWSTDVLDTISEPALVAKLSDIGNLVLLDPVTGKSFWESFNHPTNTLLPFMKFGFTRQDGVDRFMTSWRSPGDPGFGNVTYRIDRRGFPQMMMYKGTTLWWRTGSWTGQRWSGVPQMTNKFIFNISFVNSPDEVSITYGVLDPSVVTRMVLNETGILQRFTWNGRDKKWIGFWSAPEEKCDNYNHCGLNGYCDTTSPDKFECSCLPGHEPKTPQAWNLRDASDGCKRSNAASICNGKEGFAKLKRVKVPNTSAVSVDMNITLKECEKRCLRNCSCVAYASAYHESEDGAKGCLTWHGDMLDTRTYLSAGQDFYLRVDKAELARWNGNGSSGKRRLLLILISMIVVVMLLMIILFCFIRRRRQGNRHKNPPSTFTPSSFDIEEPFVLEELEDKSRKGELPLFELSTIAAATSNFSFQNKLGAGGFGPVYKGVLQNGMEIAVKRLSKNSGQGMEEFKNEVKLISKLQHRNLVRILGCCVESEEKMLVYEYLPNKSLDCFIFREEHRAELDWPKRMGIIRGIARGILYLHQDSRLRIIHRDLKASNVLLDNEMIPKIADFGMARIFGGNQIEGSTNRVVGT; this comes from the exons ATGTTTCCATcaaactctggtcagaaaacaaacaaacacaggAGGATGaagatcttcttcatctttttctttgttttattctccTTCCTTGTCCATTCTTGTTTCTCCAACAACATGATCATGAGAACACAGTCCATGAGAGATGGTGATGTTATATACTCTGAAGGAAAGAGATTCGCTTTTGGATTCTTCAGCCTGGGGACTTCAAAGCTCAGGTACGTTGGGATTTGGTATGCTCAAGTCTCTGAGCAGACTGTTGTATGGGTTGCAAACAGAGACCATCCTATTAATGACACATCTGGGGTAATAAGGTTCAGCAGCAGAGGGAATCTCTGCATCTATACATCAGTCAACGGAACAGAACCTATCTGGTCCACTGATGTTTTGGATACCATCTCAGAACCGGCTCTAGTTGCGAAGCTATCTGATATAGGAAACCTTGTTCTGCTTGATCCTGTCACAGGGAAAAGCTTCTGGGAGAGCTTTAACCATCCCACAAACACTTTGCTTCCGTTTATGAAGTTTGGATTCACTCGCCAAGACGGTGTGGATCGGTTCATGACGTCGTGGAGATCTCCTGGTGACCCTGGTTTCGGTAACGTCACGTACAGGATAGACCGTAGAGGGTTTCCGCAGATGATGATGTATAAAGGAACGACGCTGTGGTGGCGTACGGGCTCATGGACAGGGCAGAGATGGAGCGGTGTGCCTCAAATGACAAACAAGTTTATCTTCAATATCTCGTTTGTGAATAGTCCTGATGAAGTATCAATCACTTACGGTGTGTTGGATCCTTCTGTCGTAACAAGAATGGTGCTAAACGAGACGGGAATCCTGCAACGGTTCACATGGAACGGGAGGGATAAGAAGTGGATCGGGTTCTGGTCAGCTCCTGAAGAGAAGTGTGACAACTACAACCACTGTGGCCTCAACGGTTACTGCGATACCACAAGTCCAGACAAGTTTGAGTGCTCTTGCCTACCGGGGCACGAGCCTAAAACACCCCAAGCTTGGAACTTGAGGGATGCTTCGGATGGGTGTAAGAGGAGCAACGCAGCTTCGATATGTAATGGGAAAGAAGGATTTGCGAAGTTGAAGCGCGTGAAGGTTCCCAATACATCAGCTGTTAGTGTGGATATGAACATAACATTGAAAGAATGTGAAAAGAGGTGTTTGAGGAACTGCTCTTGTGTCGCTTATGCGAGCGCTTACCACGAGAGCGAAGACGGAGCGAAAGGTTGCTTGACATGGCACGGTGATATGTTGGATACAAGGACATACTTGAGTGCAGGACAAGATTTCTATCTACGTGTAGATAAGGCAGAGCTAG CGCGGTGGAATGGAAATGGCTCATCAGGGAAGAGGAGACTTCTCTTAATTCTCATCAGTATGATTGTAGTGGTGATGTTGCTAATGATCATCTTGTTCTGTTTCATAAGGAGGCGAAGAC AGGGTAACAGGCATAAGAATCCTCCATCAACGTTCACCCCGAGCTCTTTTGATATTGAAGAGCCATTCGTATTAGAAGAGCTTGAGGATAAATCAAGAAAGGGGGAGTTGCCTCTCTTTGAGCTTAGCACAATCGCTGCAGCGACTAGTAACTTCTCTTTTCAAAACAAGCTTGGAGCAGGTGGTTTCGGACCTGTTTACAAG GGCGTGTTACAAAATGGTATGGAGATAGCAGTGAAGAGGTTGTCAAAAAACTCAGGACAAGGGATGGAAGAGTTCAAGAACGAGGTCAAATTGATATCGAAATTGCAGCATCGAAACCTCGTGAGGATCTTAGGGTGTTGCGTCGAATCAGAAGAGAAGATGTTGGTATACGAATATTTACCAAACAAGAGCTTAGACTGTTTCATATTCC GTGAGGAGCATAGAGCGGAGTTAGATTGGCCAAAACGAATGGGGATAATCCGAGGGATTGCTCGGGGAATCTTGTATCTTCATCAAGATTCAAGACTGAGGATCATCCACAGGGACCTCAAGGCGAGCAATGTACTACTTGACAATGAGATGATCCCCAAGATTGCTGACTTTGGCATGGCTAGAATCTTTGGAGGCAACCAAATCGAAGGAAGCACTAACCGAGTTGTTGGAACATAG